The Agromyces mangrovi genome contains a region encoding:
- a CDS encoding VanZ family protein has protein sequence MGWFRRRPWLTAVLVVAYLALLVTTLGWPYPVEGDRGTRFVFLLDAMLSVGVGSRTTLIAIEVVSNVLLFLPLGLILWWVLSRLRVLRNPWVHLVVALACGMVVSISAELFQREFLPERTGDVRDVVSNSIGVAIGCVLGLVLDRVEARHAASARPESD, from the coding sequence GTGGGGTGGTTCCGCCGGCGGCCGTGGCTCACGGCCGTGCTGGTCGTGGCCTACCTCGCACTGCTCGTGACGACCCTCGGCTGGCCGTACCCCGTGGAGGGCGACCGCGGCACCCGCTTCGTCTTCCTGCTCGACGCCATGCTCAGCGTCGGGGTCGGTTCGCGGACCACGCTCATCGCGATCGAGGTCGTCTCGAACGTGCTGCTGTTCCTGCCGCTCGGACTCATCCTCTGGTGGGTGCTGAGCCGGCTTCGGGTCCTGCGGAACCCGTGGGTGCACCTCGTGGTCGCCCTCGCCTGCGGCATGGTCGTCAGCATCTCCGCCGAGCTGTTCCAGCGGGAGTTCCTCCCGGAGCGCACCGGCGACGTCCGCGACGTCGTCTCGAACTCGATCGGGGTCGCGATCGGCTGCGTGCTCGGGCTCGTGCTCGACCGGGTCGAGGCCCGCCACGCGGCATCCGCTCGCCCCGAATCGGACTGA
- a CDS encoding LCP family protein, with protein sequence MSLNLDEAEVPPRKRTGLRVTLITLGAILGVIAIGIAVVAIYLGTIARTWDEQTAKLAEEDTFPEESLRPPIIEDGDAANAVNILLLGSDTRDAVGDDISDLPGGQRSDTIMVVNISGDRENVTVMSILRDSWVEVPGHGPAKINAALSWGGVPLTVQVVEGLIGARIDDVAIVDAESFKGLTDALGGVDINNPIAFQSTHMDHFFPQGMQHLDGELAMAYARERKAYADGDYQRVRNQQLFLSSVMDTALSADTALNPGRVADIVGAVSPFVTVSEGLNAVAVGGLALEMTSIRKDDITFFTMPTSGIGVSADGQSIVLVDEARIPEMQEAWADDDVAEFAELVKSGG encoded by the coding sequence GTGTCACTGAATCTCGACGAGGCGGAGGTTCCTCCTCGCAAGCGCACCGGCCTGCGCGTCACGCTCATCACGCTGGGGGCGATCCTCGGCGTGATCGCCATCGGCATCGCCGTCGTCGCGATCTACCTCGGCACCATCGCCCGCACCTGGGACGAGCAGACTGCGAAGCTCGCGGAGGAGGACACGTTCCCCGAGGAGTCGTTGCGTCCGCCGATCATCGAGGACGGCGACGCCGCGAACGCCGTCAACATCCTGCTGCTCGGCTCCGACACCCGTGACGCCGTCGGCGACGACATCTCCGACCTGCCGGGCGGCCAGCGCTCCGACACGATCATGGTCGTCAACATCTCGGGCGACCGCGAGAACGTCACCGTCATGTCGATCCTGCGCGACAGCTGGGTGGAGGTGCCCGGCCACGGTCCCGCGAAGATCAACGCGGCGCTCTCGTGGGGCGGCGTGCCGCTCACCGTGCAGGTCGTCGAGGGACTCATCGGCGCCCGTATCGACGACGTCGCGATCGTCGATGCGGAGAGCTTCAAGGGCCTCACCGACGCGCTCGGCGGCGTCGACATCAACAACCCCATCGCGTTCCAGTCCACGCACATGGACCACTTCTTCCCGCAGGGCATGCAGCACCTCGACGGCGAGCTCGCGATGGCGTACGCGCGCGAGCGCAAGGCCTACGCCGACGGCGACTACCAGCGCGTGCGCAACCAGCAGCTGTTCCTCAGCTCGGTCATGGACACGGCGCTGAGTGCCGACACCGCCCTCAACCCGGGCCGCGTCGCCGACATCGTGGGTGCCGTCTCCCCGTTCGTCACGGTGAGCGAGGGGCTGAACGCGGTCGCGGTCGGCGGGCTGGCGCTCGAGATGACGTCGATCCGCAAGGACGACATCACGTTCTTCACGATGCCGACGTCGGGCATCGGCGTCTCGGCCGACGGCCAGTCGATCGTGCTGGTCGACGAGGCGCGCATCCCCGAGATGCAGGAGGCGTGGGCCGACGACGACGTCGCCGAGTTCGCCGAGCTGGTCAAGTCGGGCGGCTGA
- a CDS encoding PASTA domain-containing protein gives MTQNKTFSNDPSVLAKGPQYSAVNYNTDYEYGGSSGFQPGSTYKVFTLAEWLNEGHSLLESFNGQRRAFTSFTNTCDGNFVGSFDPKNDDGRVATNAVNATKWSVNTSFVAMAQQLDLCGVKETAQAFGVHRADGNPLQMNPSDVLGTQEIAPLTMAEAYAGIANNGLTCEPNAIKKIRDAEGEAIYSPEPQCTQSVTADVAAAMQYAMQETFTGDGTAVASNTYSGVPHIGKTGTTDDSKDTWMNGASTKVATAVWVGHVTAPAGRQVALRNIYWDSGPAATARHRMWKDIMTVADAKYGGEAFPEANAEFFKQVLIDIPQVIGLTPEAAQAALEEAGFVYQAGVEEDSSEPKGRVSSISPEGQAGRGTMITVNVSNGNVGAVPNVVGMTEDAARDQLNGYNVRVREEDVSDPSQDGVVISQDPSGGENARQGSRVTIVIGRFVDTGPGDDDGGGTGNGNGTNGGGGG, from the coding sequence ATGACCCAGAACAAGACCTTCTCGAACGACCCGAGCGTGCTCGCGAAGGGCCCGCAGTACTCCGCAGTGAACTACAACACCGACTACGAGTACGGCGGATCGAGCGGGTTCCAGCCCGGATCGACGTACAAGGTGTTCACGCTCGCCGAGTGGCTGAACGAAGGTCACTCGCTGCTGGAGTCGTTCAACGGCCAGCGCCGCGCGTTCACGAGCTTCACCAACACGTGTGACGGCAACTTCGTCGGCTCGTTCGATCCGAAGAACGACGACGGGCGCGTCGCGACCAATGCAGTCAACGCGACCAAGTGGTCCGTGAACACGAGCTTCGTGGCCATGGCGCAGCAGCTCGACCTCTGCGGGGTCAAGGAGACCGCGCAGGCGTTCGGCGTGCACCGTGCCGACGGGAACCCGCTGCAGATGAACCCGTCGGATGTGCTCGGCACCCAGGAGATCGCGCCGCTGACGATGGCCGAGGCGTACGCAGGCATCGCGAACAATGGGCTGACCTGCGAGCCGAACGCCATCAAGAAGATCCGCGACGCCGAGGGCGAGGCGATCTACTCGCCAGAGCCCCAGTGCACCCAGTCGGTCACTGCGGACGTCGCCGCAGCGATGCAGTACGCGATGCAGGAGACGTTCACGGGCGACGGGACGGCTGTCGCGTCGAACACCTACTCGGGCGTGCCGCACATCGGCAAGACCGGAACGACCGACGATTCCAAGGACACCTGGATGAACGGCGCGAGCACGAAGGTCGCCACGGCCGTCTGGGTCGGGCACGTGACCGCTCCGGCGGGCCGCCAGGTCGCCCTGCGCAACATCTACTGGGATTCCGGCCCCGCCGCGACCGCACGTCACCGCATGTGGAAGGACATCATGACGGTCGCGGACGCCAAGTACGGCGGCGAAGCGTTCCCCGAGGCCAACGCGGAGTTCTTCAAGCAGGTGCTGATCGACATTCCGCAGGTCATCGGCCTCACCCCCGAGGCGGCGCAGGCCGCGCTCGAGGAGGCGGGCTTCGTCTACCAGGCGGGCGTCGAGGAGGACTCGAGCGAGCCCAAGGGCCGCGTCTCGAGCATCAGCCCCGAGGGCCAGGCCGGCCGCGGCACGATGATCACGGTCAACGTGTCGAACGGCAACGTCGGCGCCGTGCCGAATGTCGTCGGCATGACCGAGGACGCGGCGCGCGACCAGCTCAACGGCTACAACGTGCGCGTGCGCGAGGAGGACGTGTCCGATCCCTCGCAGGACGGCGTCGTGATCTCGCAGGATCCGAGTGGGGGCGAGAACGCCCGCCAGGGGTCGCGCGTGACGATCGTGATCGGCCGCTTCGTCGACACCGGACCCGGTGACGACGACGGCGGCGGGACCGGCAACGGGAACGGCACCAACGGCGGCGGCGGCGGGTGA
- a CDS encoding RidA family protein has protein sequence MTGTVAARLAELGLELPAVAAPVAAYVPAVVSGNLAFTSGQLPFVDGALPETGKVGTGEGQVDADAAKGYARTCILNALAAAESVIGSLDRITRVVKVTGFVASDPSFTGQPGVINGASELLGEVFGEAGRHARSAVGVPVLPLDSPVEVELVVEFA, from the coding sequence GTGACCGGAACCGTTGCCGCCCGGCTCGCCGAGCTCGGGCTCGAGCTCCCCGCGGTCGCGGCGCCCGTCGCGGCGTACGTGCCCGCCGTCGTGAGCGGAAACCTCGCGTTCACGTCGGGCCAGCTGCCGTTCGTCGACGGGGCGCTCCCCGAGACCGGCAAGGTCGGCACGGGGGAGGGGCAGGTCGATGCGGATGCCGCGAAGGGCTACGCCCGCACCTGCATCCTCAACGCGCTCGCGGCGGCCGAGTCGGTCATCGGCTCGCTCGACCGGATCACGCGCGTCGTGAAGGTCACCGGCTTCGTGGCATCCGACCCGTCGTTCACCGGGCAGCCGGGCGTCATCAACGGGGCGTCGGAGCTGTTGGGCGAGGTCTTCGGCGAGGCCGGTCGCCACGCGCGCTCGGCCGTGGGCGTGCCCGTGCTGCCGCTCGACTCACCGGTCGAGGTCGAACTCGTCGTCGAGTTCGCGTAG
- a CDS encoding DUF4244 domain-containing protein produces the protein MAAVGFAGLLVIILRGDEVRGILTDLVRNALTVG, from the coding sequence ATGGCGGCGGTGGGCTTCGCGGGCCTGCTCGTCATCATCCTGCGCGGCGACGAGGTGCGCGGCATCCTCACCGACCTCGTGCGCAATGCGCTCACGGTGGGCTGA
- a CDS encoding type II secretion system F family protein gives MLRDTSTSLRDVAELQRELDAALAGPRATSRLVALLPPVGIAFGAVLGFDTVGVLLGSALGIVCAIAGVVLLVVGHAWSRALVGRAGRPEPAPGVALDLLAVALAGGASVPRARESVASALDSCLPEARADGDADEVVALSRRAGVPVAELLRAEAHRRRLAARGAGRTRAASLAVHLMVPLAICTLPAFVLLGVLPMLVSVVASTVADLA, from the coding sequence ATGCTCCGTGACACGTCGACGAGCCTGCGCGACGTCGCCGAGCTCCAGCGCGAACTCGACGCCGCGCTCGCCGGTCCGCGCGCGACCTCGCGCCTCGTCGCGCTGCTGCCGCCCGTCGGCATCGCCTTCGGCGCCGTGCTCGGCTTCGACACCGTCGGAGTGCTCCTCGGCTCCGCGCTCGGCATCGTGTGCGCGATCGCGGGAGTCGTGCTGCTCGTCGTGGGGCACGCCTGGAGCCGAGCGCTCGTCGGGCGCGCGGGCCGGCCGGAACCGGCCCCCGGGGTCGCGCTCGACCTGCTCGCGGTCGCGCTCGCGGGCGGCGCCAGCGTGCCGCGGGCCCGCGAATCCGTGGCATCGGCACTCGACTCCTGCCTGCCCGAGGCGCGCGCCGACGGCGACGCCGACGAGGTCGTCGCGCTCAGCCGCCGTGCGGGCGTGCCGGTCGCCGAGCTGCTGCGGGCCGAGGCCCACCGGCGGAGGCTGGCCGCCCGCGGCGCGGGTCGCACGCGCGCGGCCTCGCTCGCCGTGCACCTGATGGTGCCGCTCGCGATCTGCACGCTCCCGGCGTTCGTGCTGCTCGGCGTGCTGCCGATGCTCGTGTCCGTCGTCGCCTCGACGGTCGCGGACCTCGCGTGA
- the acs gene encoding acetate--CoA ligase: protein MNVQIDHSLEEIRRFRPSPEFAAQAVAGPELAEAASADRLAFWADQARSLLTWSTPFTRTLDWTNPPFAKWFDDGELNVAYNCLDRHVEAGNGDRVALHFEGEPGDSRSITYAELTAEVKRTANVLIGLGVKPGDRVAVYMPLIPEAVIAMLAIARVGAIHSVVFGGFSADSLASRIDDAEASVVITADGGYRKGKVFPLKPTVDEAVAKSAGSVGHVLVVRRGENEVDWVEGRDHWWHELAADASDEHMAPAFNAEHPLFILYTSGTTGKPKGILHTSGGYLTQAAFTHRNVFDLHPETDVYWCTADVGWITGHSYVVYGPLANGATQVIYEGTPDTPHAGRWWEIIEKYGVTIFYTAPTAIRSFMKAGRQIPQSFNLRSLRVLGSVGEPINPEAWIWYRHVIGGGSIPVVDTWWQTETGAIMISALPGITDLKPGSAQVPVPGISIDVLTDEGEPVDGTNGGLLTVTEPWPSMLRGIWGDPQRFQETYWDKFGDRYFAGDGARRDEDGDIWLLGRVDDVMNVSGHRLSTAEIESSLVAHPLTAEAAVVGASDETTGQAVVAFVILKDRQVSAASDTEATSQELRAHVAKEIGAIARPRQVFIVNELPKTRSGKIMRRLLRDLAEGREVGDTTTLADTSIMEIISAQVR, encoded by the coding sequence ATGAACGTCCAGATCGATCACAGTCTCGAGGAGATCCGCCGATTCCGGCCGAGCCCCGAGTTCGCCGCCCAAGCGGTCGCGGGCCCCGAGCTCGCCGAGGCCGCATCCGCCGACCGGCTCGCCTTCTGGGCCGACCAGGCCCGCTCGCTCCTCACCTGGAGCACTCCCTTCACCCGCACGCTCGACTGGACGAACCCGCCGTTCGCCAAGTGGTTCGACGACGGCGAGCTGAACGTCGCCTACAACTGCCTCGACCGCCACGTCGAGGCCGGCAACGGCGACCGCGTCGCGCTGCACTTCGAGGGCGAGCCGGGCGACAGCCGCAGCATCACCTACGCGGAGCTCACCGCCGAGGTGAAGCGCACCGCGAACGTGCTCATCGGGCTCGGCGTGAAGCCCGGCGACCGCGTCGCCGTCTACATGCCGCTCATCCCCGAGGCCGTCATCGCGATGCTCGCGATCGCACGCGTGGGCGCCATCCACTCGGTGGTGTTCGGCGGGTTCAGCGCCGACAGCCTCGCCTCGCGCATCGACGACGCCGAGGCATCCGTCGTCATCACCGCCGACGGCGGATACCGCAAGGGCAAGGTCTTCCCGCTGAAGCCGACCGTCGACGAGGCCGTCGCAAAGTCGGCCGGATCGGTCGGGCACGTGCTCGTCGTGCGCCGCGGCGAGAACGAGGTCGACTGGGTCGAGGGCCGCGACCACTGGTGGCACGAGCTGGCGGCCGATGCGTCGGACGAGCACATGGCGCCGGCGTTCAATGCGGAGCATCCGCTGTTCATCCTCTACACCTCCGGCACGACCGGGAAGCCGAAGGGCATCCTGCACACGTCGGGCGGGTACCTCACCCAGGCCGCCTTCACGCACAGGAACGTGTTCGACCTGCACCCCGAGACCGACGTGTACTGGTGCACCGCCGACGTCGGTTGGATCACCGGCCACTCCTACGTCGTCTACGGTCCGCTCGCGAACGGCGCCACGCAGGTCATCTACGAGGGCACGCCCGACACCCCGCACGCGGGTCGCTGGTGGGAGATCATCGAGAAGTACGGCGTCACGATCTTCTACACGGCACCCACGGCCATCCGCTCCTTCATGAAGGCGGGCCGGCAGATCCCCCAGTCGTTCAACCTGCGGAGCCTGCGCGTGCTGGGCTCGGTGGGCGAGCCGATCAACCCCGAGGCCTGGATCTGGTACCGCCATGTCATCGGCGGCGGATCGATCCCGGTGGTCGACACCTGGTGGCAGACCGAGACCGGCGCGATCATGATCTCGGCGCTGCCCGGCATCACCGACCTGAAGCCCGGCAGCGCGCAGGTGCCCGTGCCGGGCATCTCGATCGACGTGCTGACCGACGAGGGCGAGCCCGTCGACGGCACGAACGGCGGCCTGCTGACGGTCACCGAGCCGTGGCCGAGCATGCTGCGCGGCATCTGGGGCGACCCGCAGCGCTTCCAGGAGACGTACTGGGACAAGTTCGGCGACCGCTACTTCGCCGGCGACGGCGCGCGCCGCGACGAGGACGGCGACATCTGGCTGCTCGGCCGCGTCGATGACGTCATGAACGTCTCGGGCCACCGCCTCTCGACCGCGGAGATCGAGTCGTCGCTCGTGGCGCACCCGCTCACCGCGGAGGCCGCGGTCGTCGGCGCGTCCGACGAGACGACCGGTCAGGCCGTGGTCGCGTTCGTGATCCTGAAGGACCGCCAGGTCTCGGCCGCGAGTGACACCGAAGCGACGAGCCAGGAGCTGCGGGCGCACGTCGCCAAGGAGATCGGCGCGATCGCCCGGCCCCGTCAGGTGTTCATCGTGAACGAGCTGCCGAAGACGCGCTCGGGCAAGATCATGCGGCGCCTGCTGCGCGACCTCGCCGAGGGCCGCGAAGTCGGCGACACGACGACCTTGGCCGACACGTCGATCATGGAGATCATCAGCGCCCAGGTGCGCTGA
- a CDS encoding transglycosylase domain-containing protein → MSAQKRTLSGAAGGVLGLLGLSALAGVLVTATVTPALAVTGMAANSSISMFENLPGYLEIDDLSQKSTVYAKYGEEWRPIASFFDQNREEVAWDDISQYVKDAAISGEDPRFYEHGGVDLQGTIRGAVSTYVLNRDVQGGSSITQQYVKNVLIQQGIAEATTAEEEQAAYQEATATTPERKLKEIRYAISLEKQFSKDEVLLGYLNIAHFGGRVYGIESAAKYYFDKSSKDLSLAEAASLIAIVNNPEKFRLDYPDSETNGAETVNADGESVPYAANMDRRNYILGEMLEYSKITQAEYDEAVETPVAPTITEPSTGCQSAGDLGFFCDYVTWEIKNKLDDPETEDVNEGLQLLQKGA, encoded by the coding sequence ATGTCTGCCCAAAAACGTACCCTGAGCGGTGCCGCCGGAGGCGTGCTCGGCCTCCTCGGCCTGAGCGCGCTCGCGGGTGTGCTCGTGACCGCCACGGTGACCCCTGCCCTCGCCGTGACCGGCATGGCGGCGAACAGCTCCATCAGCATGTTCGAGAACCTCCCCGGGTACCTCGAGATCGACGACCTCTCCCAGAAGTCGACCGTCTACGCCAAGTACGGCGAGGAGTGGAGGCCCATCGCCTCGTTCTTCGACCAGAACCGCGAGGAGGTCGCCTGGGACGACATCAGCCAGTACGTCAAGGACGCCGCGATCTCCGGTGAGGACCCGCGCTTCTACGAGCACGGCGGCGTCGACCTGCAGGGCACCATCCGAGGTGCGGTCAGCACCTACGTGCTGAACCGCGACGTGCAGGGCGGGTCCTCGATCACGCAGCAGTACGTGAAGAACGTGCTCATCCAGCAGGGCATCGCCGAGGCGACCACCGCCGAGGAGGAGCAGGCCGCGTACCAGGAGGCGACCGCGACCACCCCCGAGCGCAAGCTCAAGGAGATCCGCTACGCGATCTCGCTCGAGAAGCAGTTCTCGAAGGACGAGGTGCTGCTCGGCTACCTGAACATCGCGCACTTCGGCGGCCGCGTCTACGGCATCGAGTCGGCGGCGAAGTACTACTTCGACAAGTCCTCGAAGGACCTGTCGCTCGCCGAGGCGGCGAGCCTGATCGCGATCGTCAACAACCCCGAGAAGTTCCGACTAGACTACCCCGACAGCGAGACCAACGGTGCCGAGACGGTGAACGCGGACGGTGAGTCCGTGCCGTACGCGGCGAACATGGACCGCCGCAACTACATCCTCGGCGAGATGCTCGAGTACTCGAAGATCACGCAGGCCGAGTACGACGAGGCGGTCGAGACGCCCGTCGCACCGACCATCACGGAGCCGAGCACGGGATGCCAGTCGGCGGGCGACCTCGGGTTCTTCTGCGACTACGTGACCTGGGAGATCAAGAACAAGCTCGACGATCCCGAGACGGAGGACGTCAACGAGGGCCTCCAGCTCCTCCAGAAGGGGGCCTGA
- a CDS encoding metallophosphoesterase yields MTAPRRSGVPAALTLVGAAGLAAFAYGSLVERTRWTLREVTVPVLPAGAEPLRVLHVSDLHMAPWQREKQEWVRSLAALQPDLVVDTGDNLGHARGLEGIRRAFEPFAGIPGVFVNGSNDYFGPTLKNPFRYFAGPSRVGGPRAARLDIDALHAFFDELGWIDLDNAAAAMELRGTHLEFFGVDDAHKGYDRLDLITAAIDELREGDPWGDDSWSDDDDTPDRPTVTIGVTHAPYRRVLGSFVNHGAQLILAGHTHGGQVRVPGYGALVTNCDIPRSQARGLSLWGHGLHTAYLNVSAGLGTAITAPVRFACPPEATLLTLVPAP; encoded by the coding sequence GTGACCGCTCCCCGACGCAGCGGAGTCCCGGCCGCATTGACCCTCGTCGGTGCGGCCGGCCTCGCCGCGTTCGCGTACGGTTCGCTCGTCGAACGCACCCGGTGGACCCTGCGCGAGGTCACGGTGCCCGTGCTCCCCGCCGGAGCCGAGCCGTTGCGCGTGCTGCACGTCTCCGACCTGCACATGGCACCCTGGCAGCGCGAGAAGCAGGAGTGGGTGCGCAGCCTCGCCGCCCTCCAGCCCGACCTCGTGGTCGACACCGGGGACAACCTGGGCCACGCGCGCGGCCTCGAGGGCATCCGCCGGGCCTTCGAGCCCTTCGCCGGAATACCGGGCGTCTTCGTCAACGGATCGAACGACTACTTCGGCCCGACCCTCAAGAACCCGTTCCGGTACTTCGCCGGCCCGTCGCGGGTCGGGGGTCCCCGCGCCGCTCGGCTCGACATCGATGCCCTGCACGCGTTCTTCGACGAGCTGGGCTGGATCGACCTGGACAACGCCGCCGCCGCCATGGAGCTGCGGGGCACCCACCTCGAGTTCTTCGGCGTCGACGACGCCCACAAGGGATACGACCGGCTCGACCTGATCACCGCGGCGATCGACGAGCTGCGCGAGGGCGACCCCTGGGGCGACGACTCGTGGTCGGACGACGACGACACCCCAGATCGTCCGACTGTGACGATCGGCGTGACCCACGCCCCGTACCGCCGCGTGCTCGGCTCGTTCGTCAACCACGGCGCACAGCTGATCCTCGCCGGCCACACCCACGGCGGCCAGGTGCGCGTGCCCGGGTACGGCGCCCTCGTGACCAACTGCGACATCCCGCGCTCGCAGGCGCGCGGACTGAGCCTCTGGGGACACGGACTGCACACGGCGTACCTCAACGTCTCCGCGGGACTCGGCACCGCCATCACCGCGCCGGTGCGATTCGCGTGCCCGCCGGAGGCGACGCTGCTGACGCTGGTGCCGGCGCCGTAG
- a CDS encoding TadA family conjugal transfer-associated ATPase gives MAAHPPTPYIARPSWSAPASPVPVPVPDSGGALMLRPGRYSGADASQATWAAEPIDLAVLGPLAPHAEGATDLFVNGDRGLWVDRGHGIVRDPAWEADERMVRALAVSLIAHGGRHVDEATPAVDARIGGGIRVHAVLPPVATAGTLISVRVPRHGAPSLDDLVRGGLCDEPVADRLRAAVAERANLLVTGAAGAGKTTLLGALLAEAPADERIVLIEDVAELRVRHPHVVALQARQANLEGAGGVGLDALLREALRMRPDRIVVGECRGAELRELLSALNTGHDGGAGTLHANALADVPSRLEALGAAAGMTPDAVARQAASAFDLVVHVQRSATGRRIGGVGRLRFEAGRLQVVPVTPEAES, from the coding sequence ATGGCGGCACACCCTCCCACTCCGTACATCGCCCGGCCGTCGTGGTCGGCGCCGGCGTCCCCCGTGCCCGTGCCGGTGCCCGACTCCGGCGGCGCGCTGATGCTGCGTCCCGGCAGGTACAGCGGTGCGGATGCCTCCCAGGCGACGTGGGCGGCGGAGCCGATCGACCTCGCGGTGCTCGGCCCCCTCGCGCCCCACGCCGAGGGCGCGACGGACCTCTTCGTCAACGGCGACCGCGGGCTCTGGGTCGACCGCGGTCACGGCATCGTGCGCGACCCGGCATGGGAGGCCGATGAGCGAATGGTGCGCGCGCTCGCGGTCTCGCTCATCGCGCACGGCGGACGCCACGTCGACGAGGCGACGCCTGCGGTCGATGCGCGCATCGGCGGGGGCATCCGAGTGCACGCCGTGCTGCCGCCGGTCGCCACCGCCGGCACGCTGATCTCGGTGCGGGTGCCCCGGCACGGTGCGCCGAGCCTCGACGACCTCGTGCGCGGCGGGCTGTGCGACGAACCGGTCGCCGACCGGCTGCGCGCGGCCGTTGCCGAGCGCGCGAACCTGCTCGTCACGGGCGCCGCGGGCGCGGGCAAGACCACCCTTCTGGGCGCACTGCTCGCCGAGGCGCCGGCGGACGAGCGCATCGTGCTCATCGAGGACGTCGCCGAGCTCCGCGTGCGGCACCCGCACGTCGTCGCGCTGCAGGCGCGGCAGGCGAACCTCGAGGGCGCGGGCGGGGTGGGTCTCGACGCACTGCTGCGCGAGGCCCTGCGGATGCGCCCGGACCGCATCGTCGTCGGCGAGTGCCGCGGGGCGGAGCTGCGCGAGCTGCTGTCGGCGCTCAACACCGGCCACGACGGCGGGGCGGGCACCCTGCACGCGAACGCGCTCGCCGACGTACCGTCGAGGCTCGAGGCACTCGGCGCCGCAGCGGGCATGACGCCGGACGCCGTCGCACGGCAGGCCGCGAGCGCGTTCGACCTGGTCGTGCACGTGCAGCGCAGCGCGACGGGCCGTCGCATCGGCGGTGTGGGGCGACTGCGGTTCGAGGCGGGTCGCCTGCAGGTTGTACCGGTCACGCCCGAGGCGGAATCGTGA
- a CDS encoding UDP-glucose dehydrogenase family protein — protein sequence MRISVIGCGYLGAVHASAMAELGHDVIGIDVDEAKIARLAAGAPPFYEPGLPEILTSATASGRLRFSTDSAAAADADVHFIAVGTPQVQGGHAADLTYVDAAVDGLIPHLKPGSLVVGKSTVPVGTAARLAEKVAAGSEASLAWNPEFLREGFAVEDTIRPDRLVYGVADQRAADLLDEVYAQALEAGTPRITTDFATAELVKVSANAFLATKISFINAMAEIAESTGADVTALADAIGHDARIGRRFLNAGVGFGGGCLPKDIRAFSARAEELGRGESVAFLKEVDAINLRRRQRVVDLAVEALDGRIHTAKIAVLGVTFKPDSDDVRDSPALDVAVQLKGLGADVVATDPQGIENARARHPQLEYADSTDDALRDADLVVLVTEWREYRDLDPESVAALVASPVIIDGRNVLSPADWRDAGFAYHGMGRP from the coding sequence TTGAGAATCTCGGTGATCGGCTGCGGCTACCTGGGCGCGGTGCACGCGTCCGCGATGGCGGAGCTCGGACACGATGTGATCGGCATCGACGTCGACGAGGCGAAGATCGCCAGGCTCGCCGCCGGGGCTCCGCCGTTCTACGAGCCCGGGCTCCCCGAGATCCTGACCTCCGCGACGGCGAGCGGCCGGCTGCGCTTCAGCACCGACTCCGCCGCCGCCGCCGATGCCGACGTGCACTTCATCGCCGTGGGCACGCCCCAGGTCCAGGGCGGCCACGCTGCCGACCTCACCTACGTCGACGCGGCGGTCGACGGGCTCATCCCGCACCTGAAGCCGGGCAGTCTCGTGGTCGGCAAGAGCACGGTGCCCGTCGGCACGGCCGCACGACTCGCCGAGAAGGTCGCCGCGGGCAGCGAGGCGAGCCTCGCGTGGAACCCGGAGTTCCTGCGCGAGGGCTTCGCGGTGGAGGACACCATCCGTCCCGACCGCCTCGTCTACGGCGTGGCCGACCAGCGCGCTGCGGACCTCCTCGACGAGGTCTACGCCCAGGCGCTCGAGGCGGGCACGCCGCGCATCACGACCGACTTCGCCACCGCGGAGCTGGTCAAGGTGTCTGCCAACGCCTTCCTCGCCACCAAGATCAGCTTCATCAACGCGATGGCCGAGATCGCCGAGTCGACCGGGGCCGACGTCACCGCGCTGGCAGACGCGATCGGCCACGACGCGCGCATCGGCCGTCGCTTCCTGAACGCCGGCGTCGGGTTCGGGGGCGGATGCCTCCCGAAGGACATCCGCGCGTTCAGCGCGCGCGCCGAGGAACTCGGCCGCGGCGAGTCGGTGGCGTTCCTCAAGGAGGTCGACGCGATCAACCTGCGTCGCCGCCAGCGCGTCGTCGACCTCGCGGTCGAGGCGCTCGATGGCCGTATCCACACCGCGAAGATCGCGGTGCTCGGGGTCACGTTCAAGCCCGACTCCGACGACGTGCGCGACTCGCCCGCGCTCGACGTCGCGGTGCAGCTGAAGGGGCTCGGCGCCGACGTCGTCGCGACCGACCCGCAGGGCATCGAGAACGCCCGCGCGAGGCATCCGCAGCTCGAGTACGCGGACTCGACCGATGACGCGCTGCGCGACGCCGACCTGGTCGTGCTCGTCACCGAATGGCGCGAGTACCGCGACCTCGACCCCGAGTCGGTGGCCGCGCTCGTGGCCTCGCCGGTGATCATCGACGGCCGCAACGTGCTCTCGCCGGCCGACTGGCGCGACGCCGGCTTCGCCTACCACGGCATGGGTCGCCCCTGA